DNA from Leptospira mayottensis 200901116:
TTTTTGTTCATTCCCCCCAGATACACTTTCTTTATCGAAAAACTGGAAGACGTTCTGATGTTCGGTTCTTTTATTTTTATTTCGATCATCATCGGAAACGTCACCTCCAGGTTGAGACAAAAAGAAAAAGTATTGATCAACCGCGAATTACGTTTGACCACGTTATTCGATCTTTCCAAAGAATTAGGGCACGCAAGGGATATCCGTCAAATCGCCCGGATCGGAGCCGATTATCTTAAAAAAGTCTTTCAGACGGACGTTGCGATTCTTCTGGAAAATCAGGGAAACATAGATCCGAATTCTTCCAGGGCCGGAAATTTTTTTCCGGACGCGAAAGAAACCGCAGTCGCAAACTGGACGTATAAGAACAAAATCTCCGCGGGAAAATTTACGGATACTCTGCCCTTATCCTTAGGAACCTACTTTCCTATGATCGCTCCCGGAAAAATCATCGGCGTGATCGGTATTGTCCTCGGTGAAAGATTGAATCTCGATCAGGAAAATCTTTTGCTCACCATGGGGAATCAGATCGCGCTAGCGTTGGAAAGGGAATTGTTATCCGAAGAGACCCGGACCAGATATCTTGCAAATCAATCCGAACGTTTATATACAATTATCTTTAATTCCCTTTCACACGAATTAAAAACCCCTCTCTCTACGATCCGAGGCGCAGTTACGGCTCTTTTAGAACCGGAAATAGACAAATCATCCGAAGCCCGCAAAGAATTGTTAAACGAAATCAACGAAAGCAGTATGATTCTGAACCTTCTTCTCGGCAATCTTCTGGACATGAGTCGTTACGAATCCGGTTTTTTGAAGTTGAGAATGGACTGGCACGATCCTTCCGATCTCGTGCACGTCGTAGTAAGAAGACTCAGACAAACCGTGAAAAACAGCCGTTGTGTGATTCATCTTCCCGAAAATCCGATCCCTACTTGGATGGATTTCACTCTAATGGAACAGGCACTTTTCAACGTAGTCTTCAATGCGGTTCAAATTTCTCCGGAAGGATCTCCCGTAGCCATCGAACTTCTTCCCGATAAGGATAAGATGAAATACGTCGTGGAAGATAACGGTCCCGGAATCCCGGAAGAAGAACTTGATAAAATCTTCGAGAAATTTTATCGAAGTAAAAATCAAAGTCACATAGGAAGCGGCCTTGGTCTCTCCATCAGCAAGTCCATCGTGGAAACTCACGGAGGCACTTTGATCGCTGAGAATCGAAAGGAAGGAGGAGCCAGATTTTGTATCCACATTCCGATAAAACCGGGCTAACCGTATGAATCCTAAAATTCTGATAGCGGACGACGACGATCGTATCCGTAAAATGATAAGAATCAGTTTAAGCGCTTCCCATTACGACGTAATCGAATCGGCGACGATTGGGGAAACCATACTCAAGGCCGCAAAAGAATCTCCGGATGTCATTCTTTTAGATCTACAATTTCCGGACGGAAACGGGATCAAGGCTCTTAGAGAGATTAGAACCTGGAGCGAAACCCCCGTCATCGTGTTATCCGTTCTGTCTTCCGATCCAGAAAAGATCTCCTTGTTGGACGGGGGGGCCGACGACTATATTACAAAACCATTTAGTATGGGGGAGCTGCTCGCGAGAATTCGAGTGGCGCTTCGCAATAAAACACAGGAGCCGGGTTCTCCGATTTTTATTTCCGGAAATTTATACGTGGATCTATCGAGTAGGAACGTTCAGGTATCGGGAGAAACGGTGCATCTTACTCCGATTGAATATTCTTTCCTATCTCTTTTAATCCAACACGCCGACAAGGTTTTGACTCAGGAACAAATCATCCGTCATATCTGGGGGCCTTTCGCAAAAAACGAATCGGGTCCTCTGAGAGTTCACGTAGCAAGCTTAAGAAAAAAAATAGAAACGGACTCTTCCAACCCGGAATTACTACTGACCGAACCGGGAGTAGGTTACAGACTGTCCGTAAATGTATAATAAAGTTTCGGAGTTCCTATATTCCAAGATCTTAAACCTCTTGTTTTCGTTATACCCGCGCTATCTTCGTCTATCAATTGTTAAACGAATTGATTGGCATAACTTCAGAAACGAACATTCCAGCACGTATGAATTACATAATAATCTATTGAATCCTTATTTAAGGTGAGTTCGGTGGTTCGAAATGAGAAAGCGATTTTCTAAAAGTAGGAGTCCCTCTTACTTTTAGGATTTGTTCGTAAAATCGCAATTTGTTGTAGTTCCCACATTTTAAAATAGATTTACAAAGTTCAAATTCCAACTTCCTACAAAAAAAATGAATCAGGGATTTCTTACGCCGAACTCACGTTAATCTACAGATCCCAGCATAACCCTCGCTTTCGTATTTGTTAAGCCGAACTCACGTTGTTTAGGATCGGAATCCGACTGCACGTTTAGATTTCCATCGTTTTTCAGCAGAAAAATTCGATCTGTAAAAAAGCAGTGAGGCGTTGTCAGTTTTTTCTAGATTCTATCTCGTCTACTTCCTTAGGAATCATCGAAGTCAAGTTTAAAGGATTAGAACCTTGCACAAGAACGTCGTCTTCGATTCGAACTCCAATCCCTCGGAATTTTTCCGGAATCTCAAGATCGGTAGGATCGAAATAAAG
Protein-coding regions in this window:
- a CDS encoding response regulator, producing the protein MNPKILIADDDDRIRKMIRISLSASHYDVIESATIGETILKAAKESPDVILLDLQFPDGNGIKALREIRTWSETPVIVLSVLSSDPEKISLLDGGADDYITKPFSMGELLARIRVALRNKTQEPGSPIFISGNLYVDLSSRNVQVSGETVHLTPIEYSFLSLLIQHADKVLTQEQIIRHIWGPFAKNESGPLRVHVASLRKKIETDSSNPELLLTEPGVGYRLSVNV